In Taeniopygia guttata chromosome Z, bTaeGut7.mat, whole genome shotgun sequence, one genomic interval encodes:
- the MACIR gene encoding macrophage immunometabolism regulator isoform X3, producing the protein MKWLLDPLLQLYYDRERHGGLRLIEPGRGQVEGSESDAGDGGGARSGPDTLRGAARILSEELPLRSALSRAGRGAERPARSGCCGAGPQNGPGCHACVLA; encoded by the exons ATGAAATGGTTGCTTGATCCATTATTACAGCTGTATTACGACAGAGAACGGCACGGGGGACTAAGGCTTATTGAACCAGGCCGAGGACAGGTGGAAGGCAGCGAGTCCGACGCCGGGGATGGAGGCGGAGCTCGGAGCGGCCCGGATACGCTCCGAGGAGCGGCCCGGATCCTCTCCGAGGAGCTGCCGCTGCGCTCCGCCCTcagccgggcgggccggggagCGGAGCGCCCCGCGCGCAGCGGCTGCTGCGGGGCTGGGCCGCAG AATGGGCCAGGATGTCATGCATGTGTGCTTGCATAG
- the MACIR gene encoding macrophage immunometabolism regulator isoform X2: MEVDVNGESRTALSTLSVPLAEVNSAARLEAEKPRCSSTPCSPLRRTVAGYQILHMDSNYLVGFTTGEELIKLAHKCIGSEENKEESGPNLGSRHLDSGLSRSSRLYKTRSRYYQPYEIPAVNGRRRRRMPSSGDKYNKALPYEPYKALHGPLPIFLLKAWTGK, translated from the exons ATGGAAGTTGATGTGAATGGAGAGTCCAGAACTGCCCTCTCCACCCTCTCTGTGCCTCTTGCAGAGGTGAATTCTGCAGCCAGGTTGGAAGCAGAAAAGCCACGCTGTTCCAGCACCCCCTGCTCACCATTGAGGCGGACAGTTGCAGGATACCAGATCCTTCACATGGATTCTAACTACCTGGTTGGCTTCACAACTGGAGAGGAGCTGATAAAATTAGCCCATAAGTGTATTGGGAGTGAAGAGAATAAAGAAGAATCTGGTCCTAACCTGGGGTCCAGACATCTTGATTCAGGACTTTCACGTTCCTCACGTTTGTACAAAACTAGAAGTAGGTACTACCAGCCATATGAGATCCCAGCAGTAAATGGAAGGAGGAGGAGACGGATGCCCAGCTCAGGGGATAAATACAATAAAGCTTTACCATATGAACCTTACAAGGCACTTCATGGTCCCCTGCCTATCTTCCTTTTGAAAG CATGGACAGGAAAGTGA
- the MACIR gene encoding macrophage immunometabolism regulator isoform X1 produces the protein MEVDVNGESRTALSTLSVPLAEVNSAARLEAEKPRCSSTPCSPLRRTVAGYQILHMDSNYLVGFTTGEELIKLAHKCIGSEENKEESGPNLGSRHLDSGLSRSSRLYKTRSRYYQPYEIPAVNGRRRRRMPSSGDKYNKALPYEPYKALHGPLPIFLLKGKRAHSKSLDYLNLDKMSIKEPADTEVLQYQLQHLTLRGDRMFARNST, from the coding sequence ATGGAAGTTGATGTGAATGGAGAGTCCAGAACTGCCCTCTCCACCCTCTCTGTGCCTCTTGCAGAGGTGAATTCTGCAGCCAGGTTGGAAGCAGAAAAGCCACGCTGTTCCAGCACCCCCTGCTCACCATTGAGGCGGACAGTTGCAGGATACCAGATCCTTCACATGGATTCTAACTACCTGGTTGGCTTCACAACTGGAGAGGAGCTGATAAAATTAGCCCATAAGTGTATTGGGAGTGAAGAGAATAAAGAAGAATCTGGTCCTAACCTGGGGTCCAGACATCTTGATTCAGGACTTTCACGTTCCTCACGTTTGTACAAAACTAGAAGTAGGTACTACCAGCCATATGAGATCCCAGCAGTAAATGGAAGGAGGAGGAGACGGATGCCCAGCTCAGGGGATAAATACAATAAAGCTTTACCATATGAACCTTACAAGGCACTTCATGGTCCCCTGCCTATCTTCCTTTTGAAAGGTAAAAGGGCTCATTCAAAATCCCTAGACTACCTCAATTTAGACAAAATGAGCATTAAGGAACCTGCTGATACAGAAGTGCTACAATACCAGCTCCAACACCTTACTCTTAGAGGGGATCGTATGTTTGCAAGGAATAGCACATGA